AACCCGTAGCACCTTCTCCCAGATATGATCTTTTCGTCGATTTCTGCTGCTTCCAGGCAGTCCCTGCGATATCCAGGTGAACCCACGGTACATCGCCAACAAAGTGGCTGAGAAATGCTCCTGCTGCTTCTGCTCCAGCCTGCCTTCCGCCTGAGTTCTTTATATCCGCCACATCGCTCTTAATCTGTTCCTTGAATTCATCATCAAGCGGAAGTGGCCATAGCTTCTCCCATGAATTCTTTGAAGCTTCAGATACCTTTGCCTGCAGGACGCCGTCGTTTCCCATCATTCCGGCAATGTTATTCCCCAGTGCGACAATGCAGGCTCCAGTAAGCGTTGCAAGATCTATGACTGAGGATGGGTTATACTCCTTGATCCCATATGCCAGTGCATCTGCCAGAACAAGCCTTCCCTCGGCATCTGTGCTGATGACTTCAGATGTAACGCCGTTGTAGTGTCTCAGGATTTCGCCCGGCTTGTATGATCCTCCGCCCGGCATATTTTCAGTCAGCGGCATAAGACCGATGATATGGACTTTGATCTTCAGTTCCGATATGGCTTTAATCGCTCCAAGCACGGCAGCTGCACCACATTTGTCAAATTTCATCTCTCCCATGCCTTCTGCCGGTTTGATTGAAATACCTCCGCTGTCAAAGGTGATTCCCTTTCCCACAAACATAATTGCGGGCATTTTTGGATCTCCGTACTCCGCTATGAGAAGCTTAGCAGGTTCATGTGCTCC
The genomic region above belongs to Thermoplasmataceae archaeon and contains:
- a CDS encoding leucyl aminopeptidase, with translation MNVTTGQSEEYAGLDAVVCLKFEDFEPASTSEAMDGLGVRSHSERLGFSPKKGKTLLLPSAKAVRAVLVSGAGKKESYELEALRMAVSSALCELSTKEYRNIGILLPGMDTAEKEAKEVSYIAELTMYSFDEFKSEKKKGVDEIRILSDSSIDGAVETGIILGRATNLTRYLSDLPSAVGTPSVFEKNLREIKGLKVTALGREDFIKLGMGGLEGVSRGAHEPAKLLIAEYGDPKMPAIMFVGKGITFDSGGISIKPAEGMGEMKFDKCGAAAVLGAIKAISELKIKVHIIGLMPLTENMPGGGSYKPGEILRHYNGVTSEVISTDAEGRLVLADALAYGIKEYNPSSVIDLATLTGACIVALGNNIAGMMGNDGVLQAKVSEASKNSWEKLWPLPLDDEFKEQIKSDVADIKNSGGRQAGAEAAGAFLSHFVGDVPWVHLDIAGTAWKQQKSTKRSYLGEGATGFGTRLLVEFAKSSQ